Below is a genomic region from Tepidiforma bonchosmolovskayae.
CTCCTGGCTCCCCGCTCCCGGCTCCCGGCTCCCCGCTCCCCGCTCCCGGCTCCCCGCCGTGCCCCGAGGCCTGCAGCGTGTTCGTCGCCCTCGCCCGCGAGGCCGCAGCCTGGGAGCAGGAGGGCGCCGAGCCCGTCCCCGTCGACCCCGCCATCCCCTTCGCCGCCTTCGAAGAGCCCGGCAACGAAATCCGCGAAGCCGTCCTCGCTGCCCTCCTCGAACCGGCACACCCCGGAGCCCCCGCATGACCAACGAGTCCATCCGCGAAGCCGCTGCCGGCCTCTTCCCCGGCGGCGTCAACAGCCCCGTCCGCTCCTACCGATCCGTCGGCGGCGACCCCGTCCCCGTCGTCCGCGGCGCCGGCCCGTACGTCTTCGACGCCGACGGCGCCCGCTACATCGACTACGTCGGCGGCTTCGGGCCCGCCATCCTCGGCCACGCCCGCCCCGAAGTCACCCGCGCCATCGCCGAGGCCGCCGCCGAAGGGCTCACCTTCGGCGCGCTCGGCCCGCGCGAGGTCGAACTCGCCGCCGCCATCCGCGAGGCCACCGGCCTCGAACGCCTCCGGTTCCTCAACTCCGGCACCGAGGCGACCATGACGGCCATCCGCATCGCCCGCGCAGCCACTGGCCGCGACCTGGTCGTAAAGTTCGACGGCTGCTACCACGGCCACAGCGACGGCCTCCTCGTCCGGGCCGGGAGCGGGGTAGCGACCCTCGGCATGAGCGACTCCGCCGGTGTCCCCCAGGCCGTCGCCGGCCTCACCGCCGTCCTCCCCTACAACGACCCCGCCGCCCTCATCCGGTGGTTCGATGCCCACCCCGGCGATACCGCCGCCGTCATCGTCGAGAGCATCCCGGCAAACGTCGGCATCCTCGCGCCGGACCCTGAATTCCTCCAGGTGCTCCAGGCCGTCCCGCGCGCCCACGGCGCCCTCCTCATCGCCGACGAAATCATCACCGGCTTCCGGCTCGCTCGCGGCCTCTCCGGGGTCCTCCCCGCAGCCGACCTCGTTACCCTCGGGAAGATCATCGGCGGCGGGCTCCCCATCGGCGCCATCGGCGGCCCCGCGCACCTGCTCGGCCTCCTCGCGCCCGAAGGCCCGGTCTACCAGGCCGGCACCTTCAGCGCTAACCCCGCGGTCATGGCCGCCGGGCTCGCCACCCTTCAGCTCCTCACCCCCGGCGCCTACCAGCGCCTCGAGCAGGTCGCCCGCCACCTCGAAAACGGCCTCCGCACCGCCATCCGCCGCGCAGAAGTCCCGGCCAGCGTCGTCCGCTACGGCTCCATGCTCTCCCTCTTCTTCCGGCCCGAGCCCCCGCGCGATTACGCCCAGGCCCGCGAGGCCGACACCGCGGCCTTCGCCCGCTTCCACCGCGCCATGCGCGCGCGCGGCGTCCTCATCCCGCCGTCCCAGTTCGAAACCTGGTTCGTCTCCCTCGCCCATAACGAGCCCGAGATCGACGCCACCGTCCGCGCCGCCGCCGAAGCCCTCCGCGAGGCCTGCCCCGCATGACCCTCCTCCGCCTCGGAACGCGCGGCAGCCAGCTCGCGCTCGCGCAGGCGCGGCTCGTGGCCGACCGCCTCGAAGCTGCCGCCCCCGGCCTGGCGGTCGAACTCGTCACCATCGCCACCGCCGGCGACCGCGACCAGGCGACCCCGCTCGCCGCGGGCGAACGCCCCGGCTGGTTCACCACCGCCATCCAGGAAGCCCTCCAGCGCGGCGAGGTCGACATCGCCGTCCACAGCCTCAAAGACCTGCCCACCCGCCGCCCGCAGGGGCTCGTTATCGCCGCCGTCCCGCTCCGCGAAGACCCCCGCGATGCCCTCGTCTCCCGCACCGGCGCTCCCCTCCGCAGCCTCCCACCCGGCGCGGTCGTCGGCACCGGTTCGCCCCGCCGCGAGGCCCAGCTCCGCGAACTCCGCCCCGACCTCGACATCCGCCCCATCCGCGGCAACGTCGAAACCCGCATCCGCAAGGTCCGCGAGGGCGAATACGATGCCGCCGTCGTCGCGCTCGCCGGGCTTCGCCGCCTCGGCCTCGAAGCTGAGGCCGCCGAAATCTTCGGCTTCGAAGAGCTGCTCCCCGCGCCCGGCCAGGGCGCCCTCGCTGTCGAATGCCGCGCCGACGACGCCCGCGCGCGCGGCCTGCTCGCCCGGATCGACGACCCTGCCGTCCGCCTCGCCGTGACCGCCGAGCGCAGCTTCCTCGCTGCCATCGAAGGCGGCTGCAGCTTCCCCGCCGCGGCCTACGCCGAGCACTTCGGCACCACCCTCAAGCTCCACGCCCTGGTCGCCTCCGGCGGGCGGATCGTCCGCTCGAAAATGGGCGGCCCCGCCGAGACCGCTGCCGGGCTCGGCCGCCAGCTCGCCGAAGAGCTCCTCCAGCGCGCCGGCCTCCGGTAGTCCCCGCCCCGGCTGCGCCGCTGCCCGCCCGT
It encodes:
- the hemL gene encoding glutamate-1-semialdehyde 2,1-aminomutase, producing the protein MTNESIREAAAGLFPGGVNSPVRSYRSVGGDPVPVVRGAGPYVFDADGARYIDYVGGFGPAILGHARPEVTRAIAEAAAEGLTFGALGPREVELAAAIREATGLERLRFLNSGTEATMTAIRIARAATGRDLVVKFDGCYHGHSDGLLVRAGSGVATLGMSDSAGVPQAVAGLTAVLPYNDPAALIRWFDAHPGDTAAVIVESIPANVGILAPDPEFLQVLQAVPRAHGALLIADEIITGFRLARGLSGVLPAADLVTLGKIIGGGLPIGAIGGPAHLLGLLAPEGPVYQAGTFSANPAVMAAGLATLQLLTPGAYQRLEQVARHLENGLRTAIRRAEVPASVVRYGSMLSLFFRPEPPRDYAQAREADTAAFARFHRAMRARGVLIPPSQFETWFVSLAHNEPEIDATVRAAAEALREACPA
- the hemC gene encoding hydroxymethylbilane synthase, yielding MTLLRLGTRGSQLALAQARLVADRLEAAAPGLAVELVTIATAGDRDQATPLAAGERPGWFTTAIQEALQRGEVDIAVHSLKDLPTRRPQGLVIAAVPLREDPRDALVSRTGAPLRSLPPGAVVGTGSPRREAQLRELRPDLDIRPIRGNVETRIRKVREGEYDAAVVALAGLRRLGLEAEAAEIFGFEELLPAPGQGALAVECRADDARARGLLARIDDPAVRLAVTAERSFLAAIEGGCSFPAAAYAEHFGTTLKLHALVASGGRIVRSKMGGPAETAAGLGRQLAEELLQRAGLR